tttttccattaagcgataataaaatgtaaataaagcactagtacctaattatttatgcGTTCCacattaggtaggtaggtatattattttctacaagGTGTATAATACTTTGgttttctaaaaacaattacctataaatatacaatgttcagaatttcaattttgataataagttcagttaaattattattgtttattgatttgctaaaaaccaaatatatataatataatattaatatttattttgaacattttaactaattttcaagtatatatattttttgtaaaatgtgtcatattgtcataatatgatattgttatgtattattattgtaattagtattcattagttattacatattattgtgtctatttaatataatatatgaatatatgattgCGTATTTGCGTATgctgtatacaataatacgtaATGTTGATACGAGGCATGATTAACTAAGGGCAAGATAGTAtactatcttaaatcgtggCTAAGGGCCAGGGCTAAGGCTCAGTTGGTTCAAACCGTAGTTTTAACTATGATGACATTACGAGTCTTTTAcattcaaaaactatatttgtatatttttaataaaaaaaaaaaataataataattaataatattaaactacatttaagtTAAGAAAAGTTGATAAGTTTCATGGAAAATGTTGAATAGGAATACCAATTCAAGGTTGTACCAATTggtagattaaaattattagataaaaatgtttgcacGTTACATTAGAGTGCTTTATTTATGATACTACTCGTAAAACGATgacattaaaaactaaattaataaagagcaataatatctatttacttatctactatttagtatctagtatattatttaagaatattctttaaaggctataaaaattatttaatatcttgttttttaaaatgaactcGTTTCACACGTATACAAGAATAATTAAgtgtaaatgttaaataatatcatatgtttATATTGCAACAGAAATCtgttatttttcgaaaacttCAACAAAGGGGAGGTAAGTATGaatgttcaaaattataaaatgtacttagtacggtacctatattaaattataaatttaaatacgttCAAAACTGTTACGATTTaccttttgaaatttaatacacatacCTTAGCACCTTACCACAAACGCACCGTCAAGATCAGAGTTCGACGGATTTGTTGGCAATGACAAAAATCGTCACCTGGTAACCGAACTAGTCTATTTATTATCCTAAATTCCTAAATGTTAATACCCAGCACGGAAAAAGCACAGTATTCTTTccaaattaaagttttataaaagttcctacttaaacttaaaatcaCCGTTTTCTTAGCATAAGCGGAAATTTGATGAAATTACTGGGGGGGGGCTAAGTAATATAtgcttattacatttatatggcACTACTGTATTAAAGCAACTGTACCTTAAACTTTTGGGCGGGCTTAGTCCCCGTAAGCCAACCCCCCCGATTTCCGCCTATGTTTCTtagttatacctacctacaccaATATTCACGAGATTATTTCAGGAAagaatttgtatatattacaccTTGTTTAAATAAGTCAGCTGTTGAAATGACTAAagcttttgtaaataattatcataaaccaAAACAGTCaaactattgattttataatagaatacaattataaataataataataatataaaatcaatggtcAAACTCAAACTTTGCCTTTATTAcccatagttttattttatttaaaaacagataTTTTCACTTCCTATTCCAATggatattaatacttaaagtaATTCAAATAACAGAACTAttggtatacaattattttttcacgcaattatagttaatttgaaataaagtaaCAAATCGTCtacaaatcatttaaattcttaactttactagaataaataaaactatgcaCACTATCATCTAATAatgatgcataatataaaaatattaaaatgttcaaaagaaaagtaaatcATCTTATCAGATTCACTAAACTGTATTAGATTAATTGTCAGAATGAATTTACAATGCAAAACAATGAATCTATCATCCAAAAAATCTTGGGAATTATCCTATAGATGATTCAGAGACCctctcaaattaaaaataattgttcaaaatgatgttattaatttcttgcctaagtttatttttataatagttgtcatgtattttttactatacatcgaatttatacttgttttataacattatacgtacggtacgtaggtacatattttaaccaatattttaaatatcaattttgattaaatttcatttatactGATAAccgtgtacctacctaactaGGATTGACCTTCTTTAGATTACTGTTTGAATTATAGGTgagtaagtttttatttgtaattgtatttagttattccattcaaattattattatggcgtTGGGAAAGTAGCGTCCCCATCGCCCAGTACCCTTCATTGGGCACTGCAATAGCCCCACTCTGGTCTTAAGTGATTGGAGTGGTCTGGCCCTCCAGGTTGGGGGTTGGGCGCTGGGTTAACAACCCAGCCTCgtaaaaaaacttatgttCAGGAACCAAACAAAAAGCCTCGGAATAGTGGATATAAGGAAAACAAAAATGGAAACTGGAAATCGGAAATATCTTTGGGTACATGGAACGTTCGCACATTATACAGCACTGGAGCGGCACATACAGTGACGCAAGAAATAGGGagatataaacttaaaatcgtGGCTATCCAAGAAATTAGATGGCAAGGAACGGGATCCTTGGACATAAATAATCATACCATTTTCTATGGGGACTGCGATGATCGACGACAATTTGGTACGGGTTTCATAGTTCATAAGTCAATGGTACCAAACGTAATGGAATTTAAGACATTTAACCCGAGAATATcactattaacaattaaagcATACTGGTTTAATCTCACAATTATTAGTGTTCATGCCCCTACTGAGGAAAAGactcaaaaagaaaaagacgACTTCTATGATGGATTAACGAACGTAGTAGATGGGATACCTAATAACAGAATAGTGGTTATATTAGGAGACCTTAATGCAAAAGTAGgaaaagaattaatatttaaaccaaCCATTGGCCACCATAGCTTGCACGAAGTATCTAACAATAACGGCCTCAACCTAATCGACTTTGCAACGAGCAAAGGCTTAGTGATCAAGAGCACAATGTTTCCCCATAAAAAGATCAATAAGGGAACATGGAAGTCACCAGATGGTAATCACACAAATCAAATTGACCATGTACTAGTCAATGACAGGTTCAAAAACAGTATTACGGATGTCAAAACGATGCGAGGAGCGGACTGTGACTCTGACCACTATTTGGttaaggtaaaaattaaagcaaGACTGAAGAGAAAGGTGGCAACAAGTCCAACGGTAATAGACAGATATGATATTACTAAGTTCACAGATGAAATTCTctgtaaacgttttaaaagTGAGATACACAAACGCAGCAGggaattaaatatagatagtatagactcaataaataatatgtggaGGAGGGTACAGGAGACAATAAAAGAAACATCAGCTGAAGTCCTGGGAAAAccaaaaaacactaaaaaaccATGGTTCAATGAGAGGTGTGAGAAAGTCctaaatcaaaagaaaaaatttagaaacttGTACCTTAATGACCCTTCCCatgaagaaaacaaaataaagtataatgaaAGCAGAAGAGAAGCAAGCCGAACCTTTAAGTATGAAAAAAGAGTCTATACGAAAAACATCTTGGAAGAAGCAGAAAAATATCACAATGAACATAATACACgccaattatacaaaaaaaataatacactaaagggaggttacaaaaaatatgaaaagttCTTAGTAAAGGAAGACGGAACACTAATTACTGCACGATCAGATATTGTAGAGAGGTGGAAAACGTATTTCGAACATCTGCTTAACTGCAACGACCCCAGAGAAACCTTTACTTGGACCAGGACAGAACCCAACCTAAACGAATGTACAATACCGTCAAAACAAGAAATTGAATTACAAATAAGGCGATTGAAGAACTATAAATCACCTGGTGAGGATGGTATACAAGGGgaaattatgaaaatgctAGACGAAGATTCATTAACACATATACATAGGTTACTAACCAACATTTGGGAGCGGGAAGTACTACCAGAAGGTTGGAATGTCGCTGTCGTATGTCCAATCCATAAAAAAGGTGACCcacaaatatgtaataactacAGAGGAATTGCCTTATTGAATGTGGTCTACAAGATATTGTCCTATTGCATTTTAGATAGGATTAAACCCATTGCGGAAGAGATACTGGGGGATTACCAAGGTGGTTTTAGACCCAACAGATCAACAACAGATCAAATCTTCAGCTTAAGACAGATCATAGAAAAATCATGGGAATTCAATAAAAgcatatgtatactatttgtAGATTTCAAAAAAGCATACGATTCTGTCCACCGACATAgtctaataaacatattaaaagaGTTTAAGTTCCCGaacaaactaataaaattaattgaggCCACTCTGAAAAATacagaaatcaaaataaaggTAGCATCGGAATTGTCAGAACCAGCAACGGTTAGGACAGGTCTAAGACAAGGAGATGCGCTATCACCAATATTGTTCAACCTAATATTAGAAAAGGTAATTAGAGCAACAAATTGTAACGATGGAATAGTATTGGGAAACTCGAACATAAATATCTTGGCTTATGCGGATGATATAGCAATATTAGGAGATACTGAAGAAACGGTTAAACAAGTGTGCAGGAAACTTATCACGATGGCTAGTAAGGTCGGACTGGAGATAAACGACGAAAAAACAGAGTACATGATTGTAAGTCGACAGGACAGAGAATATCAACAAGGACAATCCATGAATGTAGAAGGGCATGTATTCAAAAGAGTAACACATTTCAAATACTTGGGGCACTTGATAACACAAGATAACGATTTGAAGATGGAAGTCAGTGCTAGGATACAAAAAGGcaacaaaagttttttttgtcttGGAAAAGTACTGAGTTCAAGAACATTATCGACAAACctgaaaatacaaatgtacATGACCCTGATACGACCCATAGTACTGTATGCCGCGGAAACATGGCCACTTAGGAAAGCAGAAGAAACCAGactaaaagtatttgaaaGGAGAATCTTACGGAAAATCTACGGCCCATGCTTTGACACAAACACAAGTGAATGGCGTAAACGTCATAATAAAGAACTCGAAGAGCTGTTCCAGAGACCGAACATCGCGAATGAAATCAAGAAAAGAAGATTAACCTGGGCTGGACATGCATGGCGGAGAGTAGGATCCATAGTCAGAACAACAATCGAAGAGAACCCGGTCGGTAAGAGACCCTTAGGAAGACCACGCTTACGCTGGGAAGACTGTGTAAAAAGAGACGTGGAAAACATTGAACCAGAGATACCATGGAGAGTAGTGGCAGAAAACAGAGATAGATGGAGAGAAATTTGTTTGGCGGTATGGTCTCAATGAcccaaaaccaaaaaaaaaaaaaaaaaaaaaaaattcaaattattataatataatgcttagccataattcaataattgtaattgtatcttcaatttttttttaaattttaaattagttaactgaatttttcatttttcatataatgtagacatatagacatataattatcatttaaaatataatttaatattatacctatttttaaatctacacacatcatatatttaataaattattaatagtatttaaaataggaaatatatagataaataaatgttaaaataaaatataaaaaaaatatatgactcCACCAACTGTAACATCTTCCTTTCTGTCGGTCGCTTCTCTTCTACGATAAGTAACGTTTACATTAACGATGTCTCGGGGACTCGATCCTCggtgtgtaatattaatattagagaTCAgggttacctattatttaagaaagtaGTATACAAAAATGGATAAGACATGCATTCTAATTTCTAGATAATATATGAACCTTACCGATgggagtacctacctatgtggTTGATGTGCTTTGAGTcatgaatagtataatattatattaaaatacaaatttaaaaagatcaCTTACgaatcaaaatactttaaatcttcgttaaattattactattgggTAAATCAGCGattcttaaactttttttttcgtggAGTCCTTgatatgctaaaaaaaaattcacggaGCCCCAAAAACTTGTAATACCAATTTTACAACTCAAACAATTATGGATCAATAAATTGCTAATATACaaactttatacaatataaatgtaacttgttacaatttaactaaaaataatatatgtaggtacttaattcaGATGTGCCCACGGAGCTCCTAGATTAGTCTCGCGGAGCACAGTTGGAGAACCGCCAAATTATGcagtatattctataatatttaatttataacttttttatttatttttttttttattaaaaaaaaatttgatttttaggtGTTCTTATAAAAGATTCAATTTTGAGACTCGaggtataattattcaagAATAGTGACCAACAACTAACAAggctttttaaatatcatcttatagaacatttattacatttattattctcTTGTTCTCTCTATTTATCTTTCTTGATGAAATTGTTTATCAATAAGCAGATGGTCACTATTCtaaatttctgaaaatatttgcCAAAGAATTCATTAAGCGATAGTAGGTGTTAAAAAGGATAGGTCAATCACTTACACATTGCTAGAGTTATTCTGGTCTACTCGACGCtcgttatgttatatttagtattactatattattaagaccTTTtccgtttattttataccactTGATGAAtgtatcttttataatattatatcttttctacacttttttttttactccgaAGCGATATTTTTGTCCGAGCGCAGAGCAGCGAGCGAGTGGCAACGTGAACATCAATGATCATCAAATCTGATTTTCAACCAAAAAATAGGATGTTTTTCGTTACGGGTAAAAAAAAAGCGTTCTTTCagagtgataaaataatacacagttTTTAGAGCAATAGAACATTTATCGAgtaatggtaaaataatgaaaaaaccaaaaaaagtaGTAGTATAGTGAATAAACGAAAAAGATCCAATTCAAAtttgatatacctacctattaattaatcaCTGCAGTAATCTACTCAATTACGATAATACGATATCGATGAGTTACATTCTATACCAGCGTTAGTATACAGAACCAGAGCAGTTACTATTTACACCTGCCTTTTTTGTTGAATTATCAGTGATAGGTATAATCAAaccaacataatatgtaaatacaaaaagtTGAAAGAACAAGTATGTGATTAATTGCATCATATTACATGTGTGAATGtgtggtaaaaattaaaaataaatataaatacataacttaAGTACCAAAATagctaatatagtaatatcacaaaatatcaaattgttAATAGAAAGTACTTGTAATCATGAAAAGCTTTAcaaccttttattttttaataaactattttaaattatagtctataatatacataatgatcaattataatttataataaaaatttaataatttattttaggtaatttttttggaaagttcatgtatttttatgcaaaatagTATGAGCTGCCACAGATActtctaaaattttttaattataattaacaagttACCATTTATGCTATTGTTTGTATCACATGTAGATTGAACTTCTATCACACTTGTATTCATATTaacatcatttaatatatccaaataaacattttcaatatcaatgtcattattatttaaatttccattTATGTTGTTTCTTTCTGAAACTatcaaaatgttgaaatttaattttaatttttaattcattaaaatttacactTAAAGGAATAAAGATAAGGAGCAGCTAAGGtaaggtttttattaaaacaattgcaTTTTTCAACTATCATTCTAGAATTGTATGAACTGTCATgcaatttcaagtttttttttataataaatttaaatgatttaataatgtctaaaaacctaaaaatacttgaaatttcttgacagttcataaaattatataagatgattgatgaaaaattcaattgtttgaatcaaaattttaacgcATTATCATTTAGTCAATTTTGGTTTTAGAGCTATGGTAAAATGGATCAAATTGACTCAAAAGACTAGATCTATCCGAATTATTGTGTCAGCCGCTCAGAATGGATGAACGTTATTGCTGGCCAATCATAATAAACGACGTTGTAGCCGTTGTCAGGGGGTTTCTACGGTACCGAAATAATATTCCGATCGAATTGATTCGCATTTGCAAATTTGAGACGTTTACGCATTAAGtttgaacattaaaaaaaaaactcaataaaatggattttttaGGTCTGACGATAATATCATTTACTACCGATAaagttttagatattatagacACCATCATGAACACCACAATCGCTACCACGAGCGGCAGAAACGTGACGGAAAGTTTGCTGGCTCTAACCCTCGGGGTCGTTGATATCATCGATACGGCAGACGCCGTCGTTGAAGACGGCGAATGCGATGCAAACgctattttggaaaaatatgtgGGAGAAATACCGGCTGCGCAACAACTAGCCCCCCGCGAACGACAAGAGAAAAAAGGTAAttcgttattacttattacagtTAATACTGATTTACatcaacgatataatatatttttcttaagaaCAAGAATTGATTGTATCGATGAGCCGATCGTCGCATGACGGCGGAGACGCGCCGGAAGGTTTGTCAGCGCCAACCCTGGTGGCCATTGATATCTTCGATACGGCAGAAGCCGTCGTCGAGGACGAGCCAAAAGGCAAATGTGATGCAATTGCTATTTTGGAAAAAGATGCGGGAGTAATACTGGCTGCGCAACAACTAGCCAACCGCGAACGACTAGAGAGAAAAGGTAAttcgttattacttattatagtaattactgatttaaatcaacgatataatatatttttcttaagaaCAAGCATTAATTGTATCGATGAGCCGATCGTCGCATGGCGGCGGAGACGCGCCGGAAGGTTTGTCAGCGCCAACCCTGGTGGCCATTGATATCTTCGATACGGCAGAAGCCGTCGTCGAGGACGAGCCAAAAGGCAAATGTGATGCAATTGCTATTTTGGAAAAAGATGCGGGAGAAGTACTGGCTGCGCAACAACTAGCCAACCGCGAACGAAAAGAGAGAAAAGGTAAttcgttattacttattatagtaattactgatttaaatcaatgatataatatatttttcttaagaaCAAGCATTAATTGTATCGATGAGCCGATCGTCGCATGGCGGCGGAGACGCGCCGGAAGGTTTGTCAGCGCCAACCCTGGTGGCCATTGATATCTTCGATACGGCAGAAGCCGTCGTCGAGGACGAGCCAAAAGGCAAATGTGATGCAATTGCTATTTTGGAAAAAGATGCGGGAGTAATACTGGCTGCGCAACAACTAGCCAACCGCGAACGACTAGAGAGAAAAGGTAAttcgttattacttattatagtaattactgatttaaatcaatgatataatatatttttcttaagaaGAAGAATTGATTGTATCGATGAGCCGACCGTCGCATGGCGGCGGAGACGCGCCGGAAGGTTTGTCAGCGCCAACCCTGGTGGCCATTGATATCTTCGATACGGCAGAAGCCGCCGTCGAAGACGAGCCAAAAGGCAAATGCGATGCAATTGCTATTTTGGAAAAAGATGCGGGAGAAATACTGGCTGCGCAACAACTAGCCAACCGCGAACGACAAGAGAGAAAAGGTAAttcgttattacttattatagtaattactgatttaaatcaatgatataatatatttttcataagaaGAAGAATTGATTGTATCGATGAGCCGATCGTCGCATGACGGCGGAGATGCGCTGGAAGGTTTGTCAGCGCCAACCCTGGTGGTCATTGATATCGTCGATACGGCAGAAGCCGTCGTCGAGGACGAGCCAAAAGGCAAATGTGATGCAATTGCTATTGCTATTTTGGAAAAAGATGCGGGAGAAGTACTGGCTGCGCAACAACTAGCCAACCGCGAACGACAAGAGAGAAAAGGTAAttcgttattacttattatagtaattactgatttaaatcaatgatataatatatttttcttaagaaCAAGCATTAATTGTATCGATGAGCCGATCGTCGCATGGCGGCGGAGACGCGCCGGAAGGTTTGTCAGCGCCAACCCTGGTGGCCATTGATATCTTCGATACGGCAGAAGCCGTCGTCGAGGACGAGCCAAAAGGCAAATGTGATGCAATTGCTATTTTGGAAAAAGATGCGGGAGAAATACTGGCTGCGCAACAACTAGCCAACCGCGAACGACAAGAGAGAAAAGGTAAttcgttattacttattatagtaattactgatttaaatcaatgatataatatatttttcataagaaGAAGAATTGATTGTATCGATGAGCCGATCGTCGCATGACGGCGGAGATGCGCTGGAAGGTTTGTCAGCGCCAACCCTGGTGGTCATTGATATCGTCGATACGGCAGAAGCCGCCGTCGATACGGTAGAAGCCGTCGTCGAGGACGAGCCAAAAGGCGAATGCGATGCAAACGCTTTTTTGGAAAAAGATGCGGGAGAAATACCGGCTGCGCAACAACTAGCCCCCCGCAAACGACGAAGACGTTTGGCTGCGGCGTGGCGCGTCATAAAACGTTTCTTTTTATGTGGATGTTGCGCCCCGCGAGTAGAATAACTGGCCTCCGACAATTCATTCCCCTCCTTCGCTGAAGACTTCTCCtgtgatattatgttataaatcttAGTTTCGTGTTCCGTTTTCCGCCTTCCGTCGTCACCAAAATCTCGTCAATCGACACACCGTCGAAGCGCACGACATCGAGCGCTAGCTGCCATCGCCGTTGGCCCGAAGAAAATCGAGCCCCGCTTTCCGTCGTGATGGTCGATGCGTTACTCGTTCACCCGTGCAGGATCCGGTCGTGAAAATGTGTGCAAAGGTGACCAGTATAGAACTGGCAGTATAATGTCTTGCACCATACGCCATTTCAACCATCTCATATACAGTGTGTTTCGTTTTAAAGGTAACACTAAATAATTCTGTCCAGTGAGATCGGATTGATatgcggttttttttttttgggggggggggggggggatagggaatacataaatacacatttattgatgatttttacatttttagatcTTTCCGTGTGCGCATGCGTAATgcaacttttttgtttttttgtaagtGGCGGCAGGTGTTTtgaacatagataataaaagaatGGATAGGTCATTCCTATATTAACAACATAGGGGTTTGCGGGCCGGAATATGCATGAGAGACAGACTGCTTTTATATAGTGCTCTCACTTTAGCAAGgggtattatcatttatttatatagctatatatacataaatattgctgtaattttgatattttgataatagataaaaCCCCTTGTAAcatcaaagtaaaataatgttcttgCCCGTGCGATAAGGCCTGATGGCCTATCCattcttttattatctttggttttgaataacaaattcAGGTAGACTGAAGTTTTCTATGTCAATTTGGTCCTCTTAACCATAGTTCTAAAACCAAAATTGACT
The DNA window shown above is from Aphis gossypii isolate Hap1 chromosome 2, ASM2018417v2, whole genome shotgun sequence and carries:
- the LOC126549913 gene encoding uncharacterized protein LOC126549913 isoform X11 codes for the protein MDFLGLTIISFTTDKVLDIIDTIMNTTIATTSGRNVTESLLALTLGVVDIIDTADAVVEDGECDANAILEKYVGEIPAAQQLAPRERQEKKEQELIVSMSRSSHDGGDAPEGLSAPTLVAIDIFDTAEAVVEDEPKGKCDAIAILEKDAGVILAAQQLANRERLERKEQALIVSMSRSSHGGGDAPEGLSAPTLVAIDIFDTAEAVVEDEPKGKCDAIAILEKDAGEVLAAQQLANRERKERKEQALIVSMSRSSHGGGDAPEGLSAPTLVAIDIFDTAEAVVEDEPKGKCDAIAILEKDAGVILAAQQLANRERLERKEQALIVSMSRSSHGGGDAPEGLSAPTLVAIDIFDTAEAVVEDEPKGKCDAIAILEKDAGEILAAQQLANRERQERKEEELIVSMSRSSHDGGDALEGLSAPTLVVIDIVDTAEAAVDTVEAVVEDEPKGECDANAFLEKDAGEIPAAQQLAPRKRRRRLAAAWRVIKRFFLCGCCAPRVE
- the LOC126549913 gene encoding uncharacterized protein LOC126549913 isoform X13 codes for the protein MDFLGLTIISFTTDKVLDIIDTIMNTTIATTSGRNVTESLLALTLGVVDIIDTADAVVEDGECDANAILEKYVGEIPAAQQLAPRERQEKKEQELIVSMSRSSHDGGDAPEGLSAPTLVAIDIFDTAEAVVEDEPKGKCDAIAILEKDAGVILAAQQLANRERLERKEQALIVSMSRSSHGGGDAPEGLSAPTLVAIDIFDTAEAVVEDEPKGKCDAIAILEKDAGEVLAAQQLANRERKERKEELIVSMSRPSHGGGDAPEGLSAPTLVAIDIFDTAEAAVEDEPKGKCDAIAILEKDAGEILAAQQLANRERQERKEQALIVSMSRSSHGGGDAPEGLSAPTLVAIDIFDTAEAVVEDEPKGKCDAIAILEKDAGEILAAQQLANRERQERKEEELIVSMSRSSHDGGDALEGLSAPTLVVIDIVDTAEAAVDTVEAVVEDEPKGECDANAFLEKDAGEIPAAQQLAPRKRRRRLAAAWRVIKRFFLCGCCAPRVE
- the LOC126549913 gene encoding uncharacterized protein LOC126549913 isoform X8, translating into MDFLGLTIISFTTDKVLDIIDTIMNTTIATTSGRNVTESLLALTLGVVDIIDTADAVVEDGECDANAILEKYVGEIPAAQQLAPRERQEKKEQELIVSMSRSSHDGGDAPEGLSAPTLVAIDIFDTAEAVVEDEPKGKCDAIAILEKDAGVILAAQQLANRERLERKEQALIVSMSRSSHGGGDAPEGLSAPTLVAIDIFDTAEAVVEDEPKGKCDAIAILEKDAGEVLAAQQLANRERKERKEEELIVSMSRPSHGGGDAPEGLSAPTLVAIDIFDTAEAAVEDEPKGKCDAIAILEKDAGEILAAQQLANRERQERKEQALIVSMSRSSHGGGDAPEGLSAPTLVAIDIFDTAEAVVEDEPKGKCDAIAILEKDAGEILAAQQLANRERQERKEEELIVSMSRSSHDGGDALEGLSAPTLVVIDIVDTAEAAVDTVEAVVEDEPKGECDANAFLEKDAGEIPAAQQLAPRKRRRRLAAAWRVIKRFFLCGCCAPRVE